CCTGCTGGATGTCGCTCAGCGTGGCACGGTAACTCTCTGCATGGGGGCCTCCCAAAGCGACCGCGCGTTGCGCATGACTTTCTGCCTCCCTTAACGCCTCTGACCTAGCGCCTTTTTCCGCAGACTGGTTGACGGGTGGCCGCGCACTCAGTGCCTGCTCCAGCAATACCTGCGCCAGATTGTTGTGCGCCGCGGCGGCCTCCGGGTGGTCGTGAATCGCGTTACGAAAGGCCTGTTCCGCCGCGTCCAGGTCTGCCAGCTGATAGGCGCTGTTGCCCAGACCCATCTGTGCAACAAGGTTGTGTGGCCAGCGCGACAGCGCGGTGCGATAGGCCGTGTTGACCCGTTGCCAGCGATCGGCCTGCCGGGTACTTTCCAGGTCGACCACGCCGCGTAAATAGGCCTCGGCGGTGGCGGTGGCCGGTAGCCGGTCGGCGGGAAGTACCACGATGCCCCAATAGCCGCTGCGTGCCCAGGTGTGTTCGAAGGTATGCATATCGATGCGGTGGCGGGGCTCAGTTCCGGAGCGCAGGATGATCTCGCGTTGCGCCATATCAAAGCCCACCACCACGGCGTAGTGCCACTGGGGCGCCCAGCTGAGTGCCAGATTC
The DNA window shown above is from Gammaproteobacteria bacterium and carries:
- a CDS encoding PA2778 family cysteine peptidase; its protein translation is MGRPAFLIRILLYCLIAVVAGCASAPQTQQLLQSTSGLPGHSEITDTPFFPQQRYQCGPAALATVLKHSGVAIDAAALVDEVYLPSRQGSLQIEILASSRRHGRLPYRIPPEMTALLREIAAGNPVLVLQNLALSWAPQWHYAVVVGFDMAQREIILRSGTEPRHRIDMHTFEHTWARSGYWGIVVLPADRLPATATAEAYLRGVVDLESTRQADRWQRVNTAYRTALSRWPHNLVAQMGLGNSAYQLADLDAAEQAFRNAIHDHPEAAAAHNNLAQVLLEQALSARPPVNQSAEKGARSEALREAESHAQRAVALGGPHAESYRATLSDIQQAQEKD